One Candidatus Poseidoniia archaeon genomic region harbors:
- a CDS encoding fibrillarin-like rRNA/tRNA 2'-O-methyltransferase, whose translation MSDRLRTRRGRLQTRGTAGWRDWNPYRSKLAAWLRASGHEWPLPPDARVLYLGAAEGTTVSHLGDLCPDGRVAAVEISPTAMAELLPVAERYHNLLPVLADAHFPAQYAPQADGCTFLYQDVAQRDQLAIFCRNWDAYRPRQGLLMLKAPGIRGGAPQAVLDEAEAELHATFATVERSDIAKWAKGHAAFWVED comes from the coding sequence GTGAGTGACAGGCTACGCACCCGCCGCGGGCGGCTGCAAACGCGCGGCACGGCTGGCTGGCGCGACTGGAATCCGTACCGCAGCAAGCTGGCGGCGTGGCTGCGCGCCAGCGGCCACGAGTGGCCGCTGCCGCCCGACGCGCGCGTGCTCTACCTTGGCGCTGCCGAAGGGACGACCGTTTCGCACCTCGGCGACCTCTGCCCCGACGGGCGCGTCGCCGCGGTCGAAATCTCGCCGACGGCGATGGCGGAACTGCTGCCGGTGGCGGAGCGCTACCACAACCTGCTGCCGGTGCTGGCCGACGCCCACTTCCCCGCGCAATACGCGCCGCAGGCCGACGGCTGCACGTTCCTCTATCAGGACGTTGCGCAGCGCGACCAGCTCGCGATTTTCTGTCGCAACTGGGACGCATACCGCCCACGGCAGGGGCTGCTGATGCTCAAGGCGCCCGGAATCCGTGGCGGCGCCCCGCAGGCAGTGCTCGACGAGGCGGAGGCGGAACTGCACGCCACGTTCGCGACGGTCGAGCGCAGCGACATCGCGAAGTGGGCGAAGGGGCACGCGGCGTTCTGGGTCGAGGACTAG